The DNA region GACTGGCTGGATGCCGTTGGAACCGAAAAGGAAGCGGCGGAAACGAAAAAATATATCGATGAGCTGGAAGCAGATATTATGCCCATTGACAATTTGATCGGTTTTGCAGAATCCGATGCCGGCTCCCGGTATTTTGGCGCGGACGCCGCAAAAAACATTGCCGCCCATGCAAAGGACATCAAGGCCGCCGGTGCAAATTTCTGCGATTGTCCGGCGTGTATCGCTGTGGCTGCGATTCTCGAAAAAAAGGAGCTCCTTCTCAAATAATTGCGGGAAGGAAAAAGGAATATCCAACTGAAGCAGTTCGTCTGCAAGGCAGTATTACAACTGCTAAAGAACCAAACCGCGGCTGGCAAAATGCCAGCCGCGGTTTCACTTTTAATAAAGGATCGGCGTCCTTTTATCTTCAGGGCTGCCGGTAGCCCAACTTCTGAGAGATTTCTGCCGCTGCCGCACGGATCTCCTCCAAGTAAACGCTCCAGTTGCGCTCCATGCGGGAAGACGCTCCCGAAATACTGATTGAACCCGCTGGGTTCCCATTGAAGTTGAAGATGGGAACCGCGAGGCACCGCAGTCCCTCCTCCGTTTCCTCAAGGTCCTCCGCATACCCGTTTATGCGGGCGTTCGCAATCGCTTCCCTGACCTGTTCCGGACGGGTCAGGGAATGCAGGGTATATTGTTCGAGTTTTACATGGAGCAGATAGTCCTCAATCTCCTCGTCGCTCTTATAGCTGAGCAGGACCTTTCCGCTCGCGGTCCCGTGCGCCGGGATCGTCACCCCGATAGAGGAACCCATATTGGCAATGCTGGTACCTTTCACCTTATCGGCAAACATGGCATTATATCCATTTAGCACCACAAGGTGTACGGTTTCCCCAATCTTGCCGGACAGCTTTACAAGGTACGGGTGCGCATCCCGGATAATGTTCATACGATTCATCACCAGTCTGCTCAGCTGCAGCAGCGCAGTCCCAAGGTAATATTTGGAATTCTCCGGATTTTGTTCCAAAAATCCCGCATACATCAAGGTGGAAACCAGCCGGAAAGCGGTCGACTTTCCAATTTGCATGCGTTTGCTGATCTCACTGATCCCCAGCTCCGGTTCGCTGTCGCTGTAAAGCTTCAATATATCGAGCGCATTTGCAACCGACTGCAAGACCGGTTTTTTTTCATGATCGATCATACTGCACATCCGATCTGCCCTGCGGGCACAAATTCATTTTACCGTGTCTTATTTTATCATATTTTCTGAAAAAAAGAAATGGGCGTGCGCGTACCACGTATGACGCGCACGCCCATTGGGCAGTATGTTGATGAAATGTGACGTGGGATATCAGTCTTTGTACCAGGAAGAAGTCTTGAGCACTTCCGGCTCGATCCTGCGTTTGACGAACTCGCCGTCGCCTTTGTCGCCGACCCACTCGTCATCCTTGACGATAATTTTGCCGCGCAGGATGGTCATCTCCGGCCAGCCCTGGAAATGCAGGCCTTTGTACGGGGTGTGGTCGCAGTGCATATGCAGCACTTCCGGACCGGTGATGGTCTTTTCCTTGTTCGGGTCAACGATGACGATGTCCGCGTCCGCTCCCGGGGTAAGCTCGCCCTTTTTACCCATCATGCCGAAAATCTTTGCCGCGCCGTAGCTGTTTGCAAAGACCAGCTGCTCCCAGGTAATCTTCCCTTCGCTAACGCCGTTTATCAGGGTCGGCAGCTTGAGCTCGATGCCGGGCGCGCCGTTGCAAACCTTGGTAAAGTCATGGATAAACTTTCCATCAGGGCCTTTTTCAAGCCGCATAGATTTTTCCGCGATGGTAAAAGGCGCATGGTCGGAACCAGTACAGTAAATCGCCTTTTTGCTGAGCGCTTCCCACAGCTTGTTCTGGTCCTCTTTTTTGCGCAGCGGCGGGCTGAGCAGGTTGAGATATCCGTCGTCGCCCGTGAAGATCTCGTCTGTCAGGCGCAGATAATGCGCGCAGGTCTCAGCATAGACCGGGCGTCCCTCCGCCTGTGCGTCCATCAGCATCTGGGCGCCTTCCTTGGTGGACATGTGATAGATATACATTGCGGTGTCACAGCTGCGCGCCAGTGTGATTGCGCGCTGGATTGCCTCATATTCCACAAGATTCGGTTTTGTTGTGGCGTGCGCCATCCAGTCGACATCGCCCCGCTCGATCGCTTTTGCAACGTTATAGTCCGCGATCGCACAGTTTTCGGCATGGACGCCCACAAGGCCGCCATATTTTGTAGCTTCCTTGATGAGGTCGAGAAGCATACCGTCGTCCATCATCATCTTCTCTTTCGCGTAAACCATGTACACCTTAAACGACGCAAGGCCCAGATCGATCACATCTTTGACCTGCTCGAGGATCGCATCGCTCATCTCTTTGAGGCAGCAGTGGAAGCTGAAATCGATGACGATGCCGCGGTCAAGCGCTTTTTTGATGCGGCCCTGTGCAAACTCGTACGGCAGGCTGCCCGGGTCAGTGATCGAGAAGTCCATCATGGTAGTGGTTCCACCGCAAGCGGCCGCAATCGAACCGGTGTAGAAATCATCGCCGCCGCAGCAGCCCTGGAACGGATTTTCATGATGGGTGTGCGTGTCGATGCCGCCGGGAATCACAAATTTTCCCTTCGCGTCGATCTCCTTGTTGCCCTTCATATCGCCCAGATAACCGACCGCGAAAATTTTTCCGTCTTTAACGGCGACATCTGCAATCTGCCTGCCTTTGTGGGATACGACCGTGCCGTTTCTGATAATGAGATCCATGATTCATCCTCCCTTGTCCTTATTAATTAATGTGATGTCATCTTCCGATGGCAGCGCTACGAACCGAACTTACGCCTTAACCTTCGCGTCATGGTTTTTATAGATGATCGGATACAGGATCATGTAAACGACCAGACCGATCGGCATGGCAACCAGCCAGGAAAGGCTGTTAAAGATAATGCCGAAGATTCCGCCAATACCGACCGCGATAAGCGCCGCGAGATTCCAGCCGTTTGTAAAGCGGTATTTGGTGTTATTTTCTTTATAGAGCTCGTCGATATCGAGGGTCTGTTTACGGATGAAGAAATAATCCGCCAGCATGACGCCAAGCACCGGACCAAGGAATGCGGAATATGCGTTGATGAGCCCGAAGAACCCCTGGCTGTTGAAGAGCAGCCACGGACAGGTGACGACGCCAAGCACGCCGACGATCACACAGGAGGTTTTCCATCCGATCTTCGGGACAAAATCCATCAGCGTGAGCGCTGGAGGCAGAACATTCATCGTCAGGTTTGTGGTAATCTGCGCGAGCGCGATAAAGATCAGAATCAGCATCGCGGTAGCGGTGTTCGGGGCGATCTTGACCAGGGCTTTGACCGGGTCCCACTCGCCAACCGCCGCGCCGGACATGATGCCCAAGCCAACGAGGAAAGCGTTTGAAATCGGAATACCTGCGAGATG from Anaerotruncus rubiinfantis includes:
- a CDS encoding molecular chaperone Hsp90, which produces MDKSALDFVIEKTHELINAPTCSRETKAAAQDWLDAVGTEKEAAETKKYIDELEADIMPIDNLIGFAESDAGSRYFGADAAKNIAAHAKDIKAAGANFCDCPACIAVAAILEKKELLLK
- a CDS encoding IclR family transcriptional regulator, whose product is MIDHEKKPVLQSVANALDILKLYSDSEPELGISEISKRMQIGKSTAFRLVSTLMYAGFLEQNPENSKYYLGTALLQLSRLVMNRMNIIRDAHPYLVKLSGKIGETVHLVVLNGYNAMFADKVKGTSIANMGSSIGVTIPAHGTASGKVLLSYKSDEEIEDYLLHVKLEQYTLHSLTRPEQVREAIANARINGYAEDLEETEEGLRCLAVPIFNFNGNPAGSISISGASSRMERNWSVYLEEIRAAAAEISQKLGYRQP
- the hydA gene encoding dihydropyrimidinase, with product MDLIIRNGTVVSHKGRQIADVAVKDGKIFAVGYLGDMKGNKEIDAKGKFVIPGGIDTHTHHENPFQGCCGGDDFYTGSIAAACGGTTTMMDFSITDPGSLPYEFAQGRIKKALDRGIVIDFSFHCCLKEMSDAILEQVKDVIDLGLASFKVYMVYAKEKMMMDDGMLLDLIKEATKYGGLVGVHAENCAIADYNVAKAIERGDVDWMAHATTKPNLVEYEAIQRAITLARSCDTAMYIYHMSTKEGAQMLMDAQAEGRPVYAETCAHYLRLTDEIFTGDDGYLNLLSPPLRKKEDQNKLWEALSKKAIYCTGSDHAPFTIAEKSMRLEKGPDGKFIHDFTKVCNGAPGIELKLPTLINGVSEGKITWEQLVFANSYGAAKIFGMMGKKGELTPGADADIVIVDPNKEKTITGPEVLHMHCDHTPYKGLHFQGWPEMTILRGKIIVKDDEWVGDKGDGEFVKRRIEPEVLKTSSWYKD